One stretch of Streptomyces sp. MMBL 11-1 DNA includes these proteins:
- a CDS encoding tripartite tricarboxylate transporter TctB family protein, which yields MTTDPTETPGSAAQPSAETVQEESTALSWLREHSELGVCVLLFALGVLVLTDAFTMSVDIAQRGPVGPRTVPFVIGGLFLLISVLLAGDVLRGGRGEAEGGEDVDLDEPADWRTVLLLTGVFLGTAVLIDPLGFPIAGALLFWGSAYALGSRHHGRDPLIAAGISLATYFVFDNLLGVPLPGGPLMGVL from the coding sequence GTGACCACCGATCCCACCGAAACCCCTGGCTCCGCAGCACAGCCGAGCGCCGAAACCGTACAGGAGGAGAGCACCGCCCTCTCCTGGCTGCGCGAGCACTCCGAACTCGGCGTCTGCGTCCTGCTGTTCGCGCTCGGCGTCCTCGTCCTGACCGATGCCTTCACCATGAGCGTCGACATCGCCCAGCGCGGCCCCGTCGGCCCCCGAACGGTCCCCTTCGTCATCGGCGGTCTGTTCCTCCTCATCTCGGTCCTGCTCGCCGGCGACGTCCTGCGCGGCGGACGCGGAGAGGCGGAGGGCGGCGAGGACGTCGACCTCGACGAACCGGCCGACTGGCGCACCGTGCTCCTGCTCACCGGCGTCTTCCTCGGCACCGCCGTCCTGATCGACCCGCTGGGCTTCCCGATCGCCGGGGCGCTGCTCTTCTGGGGCTCCGCCTACGCGCTGGGCAGCCGGCACCACGGCCGGGATCCGCTCATCGCGGCCGGCATCTCCCTGGCCACCTATTTCGTCTTCGACAACCTGCTCGGTGTCCCCCTTCCGGGCGGCCCGCTGATGGGGGTGCTCTGA
- a CDS encoding Bug family tripartite tricarboxylate transporter substrate binding protein, which yields MRMRTLLALFGAVLLVVVGPPLLSSGDGADTGTQIPGLRFMVPNTPGGGYDITARTLAKNAEDAGLTHNIEVFNLPGAGGTVGLTRLVGEHGNGKLALSMGLGVVGAVHTNKSPSTLADTTPIARLTEEPDIVVVSKNSPYRTIADLLAAWKKDPGRVPVGGGSSPGGPDHLAPMLMAQAAGIAPRTVNYVPFDGGGELLASILGDKVGFGVSGLGEYRDQIEAGELRLLAVTGPKRVPGLDAPTLREAGLDTEFTNWRGVVAPPGLSPAERDKLTGLIREVHGSKQWKESMEKNGWDDALLIGEPFGDFLDEQNQRVATVLKELGL from the coding sequence GTGCGAATGCGCACTCTCCTCGCCCTCTTCGGGGCCGTGTTGCTGGTGGTGGTGGGGCCACCTCTGCTGTCCTCCGGTGACGGTGCCGACACCGGTACCCAGATTCCCGGGCTCCGCTTCATGGTCCCCAACACCCCGGGCGGCGGCTACGACATCACCGCGCGCACCCTGGCCAAGAACGCCGAGGACGCCGGACTCACCCACAACATCGAGGTGTTCAATCTGCCGGGCGCCGGCGGGACGGTCGGCCTGACCCGGCTCGTGGGCGAACACGGCAACGGCAAGCTCGCACTCTCCATGGGACTCGGCGTCGTCGGAGCCGTCCACACCAACAAGTCCCCGAGCACGCTGGCCGACACCACCCCGATCGCCCGGCTCACCGAGGAGCCGGACATCGTCGTCGTCTCCAAGAACTCCCCGTACCGGACCATCGCCGACCTGCTCGCCGCCTGGAAGAAGGACCCCGGCCGCGTCCCGGTCGGCGGCGGCTCCTCGCCGGGCGGACCGGACCACCTCGCCCCGATGCTCATGGCGCAGGCGGCCGGCATCGCCCCGAGGACGGTCAACTACGTCCCGTTCGACGGCGGCGGCGAACTCCTCGCCTCCATCCTCGGCGACAAGGTCGGCTTCGGGGTCTCCGGCCTCGGCGAGTACCGCGACCAGATCGAGGCGGGCGAGCTGCGGCTGCTCGCCGTGACCGGTCCGAAGCGGGTCCCGGGCCTCGACGCCCCCACCCTGCGCGAAGCCGGACTCGACACCGAGTTCACCAACTGGCGCGGCGTCGTCGCCCCGCCCGGCCTCTCACCGGCCGAACGCGACAAGCTCACCGGCCTCATCCGCGAGGTCCACGGCTCGAAGCAGTGGAAGGAGTCGATGGAGAAGAACGGCTGGGACGACGCCCTCCTCATCGGTGAACCCTTCGGCGACTTCCTCGACGAGCAGAACCAGCGGGTCGCCACCGTCCTCAAGGAGCTGGGGCTGTGA
- a CDS encoding DUF5925 domain-containing protein, translating into MSDSPESALPIRLTVDDSDSPSDVVDALFLGRFTTGEQPYAHSASLDRVKSGATLLPPGATVLRAARDDDRSATLAEGEGWTLLASRWNRGADVTVTATSDELAEKVLGQATDGAQDEPEPQPDNVTMGFWYVSPRRGPYRTTRRITAGSWDEVRPNYTAPVAEAMGRLMKVTPDAIAGRLLLLHGPPGTGKTSALRTLARSWRDWCQVDCVLDPERLFNDVGYLMDIAIGEDDGTAKGRWRLLLLEDCDELIRGEAKHTAGQALSRLLNLTDGLLGQGRNVLVGVTTNEDLERLHPAVVRPGRCLARIEVGPLSRQESVAWLGTDEGVGREGNSLAELYALRRGTGPASVPKQGEGADAGLYL; encoded by the coding sequence ATGTCTGACTCCCCCGAATCCGCTCTGCCGATCCGGCTCACCGTCGACGACAGCGATTCACCGTCTGACGTCGTCGACGCGCTCTTCCTCGGCCGCTTCACGACGGGCGAGCAGCCGTACGCGCACAGCGCCTCCCTCGACCGGGTCAAGTCCGGGGCGACGCTGCTGCCGCCGGGCGCCACGGTGCTGCGGGCCGCCCGGGACGACGACCGCAGCGCGACGCTCGCGGAGGGCGAGGGCTGGACCCTGCTGGCGTCCCGGTGGAACCGGGGCGCGGACGTCACCGTCACCGCGACCAGCGATGAACTGGCGGAGAAGGTCCTCGGCCAGGCCACGGACGGGGCTCAGGACGAGCCGGAGCCCCAGCCCGACAACGTGACCATGGGCTTCTGGTACGTCTCCCCGCGCCGCGGCCCGTACCGCACCACCCGCCGGATCACCGCCGGCAGTTGGGACGAGGTCCGCCCCAACTACACCGCGCCGGTGGCCGAGGCGATGGGCCGGCTGATGAAGGTGACACCGGACGCCATCGCGGGCCGGCTGCTCCTGCTGCACGGCCCGCCCGGCACCGGCAAGACGTCCGCGCTGCGCACCCTGGCCCGTTCCTGGCGGGACTGGTGCCAGGTCGACTGCGTGCTGGACCCCGAGCGGCTCTTCAACGACGTCGGCTATCTCATGGACATCGCGATCGGCGAGGACGACGGCACGGCGAAGGGGCGGTGGCGGCTGCTGCTCCTGGAGGACTGCGACGAGCTGATCCGCGGCGAGGCCAAGCACACGGCGGGCCAGGCCCTGTCCCGGCTGCTGAACCTGACGGACGGTCTGCTGGGCCAGGGTCGCAACGTGCTGGTGGGGGTCACCACCAATGAGGACCTGGAGCGGCTGCACCCGGCGGTCGTACGGCCCGGCCGCTGTCTGGCCAGGATCGAGGTGGGCCCGTTGTCCCGTCAGGAGTCGGTGGCCTGGCTGGGCACCGACGAAGGGGTGGGCCGGGAGGGCAACTCCCTCGCCGAGCTGTACGCGCTGCGCCGGGGCACCGGCCCCGCGTCGGTGCCGAAGCAGGGGGAGGGGGCCGACGCGGGGCTGTACCTGTGA
- a CDS encoding GntR family transcriptional regulator — translation MTDKIVLDPDSGIAPYEQLRTQLSELARSGALPVGHRLPTVRGFAEELGLAANTVAKAYRALEADGVIETRGRNGTFVAAAGGAAGQRAATAARVYAETAERLGLTRQQALSLAEDAVRVAYGA, via the coding sequence GTGACTGACAAGATCGTCCTCGACCCGGACTCCGGCATCGCGCCGTACGAGCAACTGCGCACCCAGCTCTCCGAACTGGCCCGTTCCGGCGCGCTGCCCGTCGGCCACCGGCTCCCGACCGTACGCGGCTTCGCCGAGGAGCTGGGCCTCGCCGCCAACACCGTCGCCAAGGCCTACCGGGCCCTGGAGGCGGACGGGGTGATCGAGACCCGGGGGCGCAACGGAACCTTCGTCGCGGCCGCCGGGGGAGCTGCCGGGCAGCGGGCCGCGACCGCCGCGCGGGTGTACGCCGAGACCGCCGAGCGGCTCGGCCTCACCCGGCAGCAGGCCCTCTCGCTGGCCGAGGACGCGGTGCGCGTCGCGTACGGGGCCTGA
- a CDS encoding DUF402 domain-containing protein: MSAPSEPRADRTRGLVVALSKAGRTKIRYPAELVRDDGVRVTVRAPWAAPGVRDFGFVRFEPGDVLTEHYWRDRWFAVKEVRAGDGGLKGWYCDITRPAVLVDGVLAVEDLDLDLWVSADGATVLRLDEDEFAESGLAGLDPAAAGAAVRALDELERLARTEGLTGLLG; this comes from the coding sequence ATGTCCGCACCCTCTGAGCCCCGCGCGGACCGGACGCGGGGTCTGGTCGTCGCCCTGTCCAAGGCCGGCCGCACCAAGATCAGGTATCCGGCGGAGCTGGTCCGGGACGACGGCGTCCGCGTCACCGTCCGGGCGCCGTGGGCCGCGCCCGGGGTGCGGGACTTCGGCTTCGTCCGGTTCGAGCCGGGGGACGTCCTCACCGAGCACTACTGGCGGGACCGGTGGTTCGCGGTGAAGGAGGTCCGCGCCGGCGACGGCGGGCTCAAGGGCTGGTACTGCGACATCACCAGGCCCGCCGTGCTCGTGGACGGGGTGCTGGCGGTCGAGGACCTGGACCTGGACCTGTGGGTCTCGGCGGACGGCGCGACGGTCCTGCGGCTGGACGAGGACGAGTTCGCCGAGAGCGGCCTGGCCGGGCTCGATCCGGCGGCGGCCGGGGCGGCGGTCCGGGCCCTGGACGAGCTGGAGCGCCTGGCCCGGACCGAAGGGCTGACCGGCCTGCTCGGCTGA
- a CDS encoding trifunctional class I SAM-dependent methyltransferase/NUDIX hydrolase/VOC family protein, with translation MTTIDWDAAAGSFDEEPGHGLLDPVVRDAWAGRLEGWLPGTRADVLDLGCGTGSLSLLAAGQGHRVTAVDRSPRMAERARAKLVGTGAEVLVGDAARPPVGERAFDVIMARHVVRLLPDPAAALEHWFGLLKPGGRLVLVEGVWGGAGLSATALTALLSAHTERVHHEDLAPDPRLWGKEVDDERYALVARAMPPHRHTEVVDVHLILRRGPDVLLARRSGTGYADGLLHAPSGHAEDGEDVREAMIREAAEEIGLALEPEELRVALVMQHRGPGGGARMGWFFVAEYDPGRPPRNAEPEKCSELDWFPLAALPDDMVAYCRAGLDGYRAGEHFMIHWHRDGEPVAYVPGGPGRAVPLPAAEQTTGRVHHIELWVADLAEAERGWDWLLGRLGHVPYQRWTHGRSWRRGDTYIVLEQSPDLAASGHDRRRPGLNHLAFHVADRAALDALTAEAPAYGWRPLFPDRHPYAGGEGHHAAYLEDPAGYEVELVAESRPRP, from the coding sequence ATGACCACGATCGACTGGGACGCGGCCGCCGGATCCTTCGACGAGGAGCCCGGCCACGGGCTCCTCGACCCGGTGGTGCGCGACGCCTGGGCCGGGCGGCTGGAGGGCTGGCTGCCCGGCACCCGCGCCGACGTGCTGGACCTGGGGTGCGGCACCGGCAGCCTCTCCCTGCTCGCCGCGGGCCAGGGTCACCGCGTCACCGCCGTCGACCGCTCGCCCCGCATGGCCGAGCGGGCCCGTGCCAAGCTCGTCGGGACCGGTGCGGAGGTCCTCGTCGGGGACGCCGCCCGGCCCCCGGTCGGGGAGCGGGCGTTCGACGTCATCATGGCCCGGCACGTCGTCCGGCTGCTGCCCGACCCGGCGGCGGCCCTGGAACACTGGTTCGGCCTGCTGAAGCCGGGCGGGCGGCTCGTTCTCGTCGAAGGGGTGTGGGGCGGCGCCGGTCTGTCCGCCACCGCGCTCACCGCCCTGCTCTCCGCGCACACCGAGCGCGTCCACCACGAGGACCTGGCCCCCGACCCCCGGCTGTGGGGCAAGGAGGTCGACGACGAGCGCTATGCGCTGGTCGCCCGCGCGATGCCGCCCCACCGGCACACCGAGGTCGTCGACGTCCACCTGATCCTGCGCCGGGGCCCGGACGTCCTGCTGGCCCGCCGTTCCGGCACCGGCTATGCGGACGGGCTGCTCCACGCGCCCTCCGGCCACGCGGAGGACGGCGAGGACGTCCGCGAGGCGATGATCCGGGAGGCCGCCGAGGAGATCGGCCTCGCTCTGGAGCCCGAGGAGCTGCGGGTGGCCCTCGTGATGCAGCACCGGGGCCCCGGCGGCGGGGCGCGCATGGGCTGGTTCTTCGTCGCGGAGTACGACCCGGGCCGCCCGCCGCGCAACGCGGAGCCGGAGAAGTGCTCCGAGCTGGACTGGTTCCCGCTGGCCGCCCTGCCGGACGACATGGTCGCGTACTGCCGTGCGGGCCTGGACGGATACCGGGCGGGCGAGCACTTCATGATCCACTGGCACCGGGACGGGGAGCCGGTGGCGTACGTTCCCGGTGGCCCCGGCCGTGCCGTCCCGCTGCCCGCCGCCGAGCAGACCACCGGGCGGGTGCACCACATCGAGTTGTGGGTGGCGGACCTGGCGGAGGCGGAGCGCGGCTGGGACTGGCTGCTGGGCCGGCTCGGCCACGTCCCCTACCAGCGCTGGACCCACGGCCGCAGTTGGCGGCGCGGAGACACGTACATCGTGCTGGAGCAGTCTCCCGACCTGGCCGCCAGCGGCCACGACCGCCGCCGCCCCGGCCTCAACCACCTGGCGTTCCACGTCGCGGACCGGGCCGCCCTCGACGCCCTGACGGCCGAGGCACCGGCGTACGGCTGGCGGCCGCTGTTCCCCGACCGCCATCCGTACGCGGGCGGCGAGGGGCATCACGCCGCCTACCTGGAGGACCCGGCGGGGTACGAGGTGGAACTCGTCGCCGAGTCCCGGCCCCGCCCCTGA
- a CDS encoding response regulator, which translates to MTTVLVVDDDFMVAKLHSRYVSAMDGFAVVGVAHNGADALRAAERLRPDLVLLDIYLPDMDGIGVLRALRAAEERDASRPSADALFITAARDAGVIRAALRAGALHYLIKPFSRSALQEQMRHVASLRTRLDRLGEARQEDVDQIFGTRPPGSRELPKGLAAPTAELVERALRDHPEGLSASECAEVGALSRVSARRYLEFFAGTGRAEVTLRYGGTGRPERRYRWTG; encoded by the coding sequence GTGACAACTGTGCTGGTGGTGGACGACGACTTCATGGTCGCGAAACTGCACAGCCGCTATGTGTCCGCCATGGACGGCTTCGCGGTCGTCGGGGTGGCGCACAACGGGGCCGACGCCTTGCGGGCGGCCGAGCGGCTGCGCCCCGATCTGGTGCTGTTGGACATCTATCTGCCCGATATGGACGGGATCGGGGTCCTGCGCGCCTTGCGTGCGGCGGAGGAGCGGGACGCGTCGCGCCCGAGCGCGGACGCCCTGTTCATCACGGCGGCCCGGGACGCGGGGGTGATCCGGGCGGCGCTGCGGGCGGGGGCCCTGCACTATTTGATCAAGCCGTTCAGCCGGTCCGCGCTCCAGGAGCAGATGCGTCATGTCGCCTCGCTGCGCACCCGCCTGGACAGGCTGGGAGAGGCCCGCCAGGAGGACGTCGACCAGATCTTCGGCACCCGCCCGCCCGGCTCGCGCGAGCTGCCGAAGGGCCTGGCCGCGCCCACGGCCGAGCTGGTGGAACGTGCCCTGCGCGACCACCCCGAGGGGCTGTCGGCGTCGGAGTGTGCCGAGGTGGGGGCGCTGTCCCGGGTGAGCGCGCGTCGCTATCTGGAGTTCTTCGCCGGAACGGGCCGGGCCGAGGTGACCCTGCGCTACGGGGGCACGGGCCGGCCGGAGCGCCGCTACCGCTGGACGGGGTGA
- a CDS encoding GNAT family N-acetyltransferase — protein MTVIVRDFRPSDAQAWTEARRASVPWMVATPEQVVHDLAHAHPDRHYRLLVAEEDGEIIATAQAGIAHESPEPGQGYFTPQTLPGRTNRGAGSLLLRTAEEHLAEAGATVLYAWVLDNPESLEFARKRGYRPSRSAHFQHLDLAGGTLPPRQELPPGVELRPGSDFADDPRPLFEADAQVTADEPGDITSELDDYEDWLTTVWHHPAFDQGLTSVALVDGKVAAFSAATTDGVRTYLSAMTGTLRDFRGRGLAKLAKNDSLHRARAAGYTDAYTSNDTGNGPMLAVNQWFGYTVCATEVRHVRTL, from the coding sequence ATGACTGTGATCGTGCGCGATTTCCGGCCGTCCGACGCTCAGGCGTGGACCGAGGCCCGCCGGGCCTCCGTCCCCTGGATGGTGGCCACCCCCGAACAGGTCGTCCACGACCTGGCCCACGCCCATCCGGACCGGCACTACCGCCTGCTGGTCGCCGAGGAGGACGGCGAGATCATCGCCACGGCGCAGGCGGGCATCGCCCACGAGAGCCCCGAGCCGGGGCAGGGGTACTTCACGCCGCAGACGCTGCCCGGCCGCACCAACCGGGGTGCGGGATCGCTGCTGCTGCGCACGGCGGAGGAGCACCTGGCCGAGGCCGGGGCCACGGTCCTGTACGCGTGGGTCCTGGACAACCCGGAGAGCCTGGAGTTCGCCCGTAAGCGGGGGTACCGGCCCAGCCGCTCCGCGCACTTCCAGCACCTGGACCTCGCGGGCGGCACCCTGCCGCCCCGCCAGGAGCTCCCGCCCGGCGTCGAGCTGCGTCCCGGCTCCGACTTCGCCGACGACCCCCGGCCGCTGTTCGAGGCGGACGCCCAGGTGACGGCCGACGAGCCGGGCGACATCACCTCCGAGCTGGACGACTACGAGGACTGGCTGACGACCGTCTGGCACCACCCGGCCTTCGACCAGGGGCTCACCTCGGTGGCGCTGGTGGACGGGAAGGTGGCGGCGTTCAGCGCGGCCACCACCGACGGCGTACGGACGTATCTGAGCGCCATGACCGGCACGCTGCGGGACTTCCGGGGGCGGGGCCTGGCGAAGCTGGCGAAGAACGACTCGCTGCACCGGGCGCGGGCGGCCGGGTACACGGACGCCTACACCTCCAACGACACCGGCAACGGCCCGATGCTGGCCGTCAACCAGTGGTTCGGCTACACGGTCTGCGCGACCGAGGTCCGCCATGTCCGCACCCTCTGA
- a CDS encoding tripartite tricarboxylate transporter permease → MDSLNSLIDGFGTALTPMNLLWAAIGVLLGTAIGVLPGIGPAMAVALLLPVTYGLDPTGAFIMFAGIYYGAMFGGSTTSILLNTPGESAAVVAAIEGNPMAKGGRGAQALAAAAIGHFAGGMIGTIALVALAPTVASLAIGIGAPDYFAIMVLAFIAVTSVLGASRIRGIASLLIGLTIGLVGLDQMTGQQRLTFGSLQLADGVDVVIVAVGLFAIGEALWVAAHLRRSTGKPIPVGRPWLGRADLKRTWKPWLRGPVIGFPFGAIPAGGAEIPTFLSYVTEKRLSKHRDQFGKGAIEGVAGPEAAASASAAGTLVSMLTLGLPTTAVAAVMLAAFQQYGIQPGPLLFEREPELVWGLIASLFVGMVLLLALNLPLAPVWAKLLRIPRPYLYAGILFFAAVGAYAVGGESLDLVILLIIGLIGFGMRRYGLPVLPAVIGVILGPAAEQQLRRALQISDGSVTGLVNTPFSVTVYVIVVLIVAWPLIGRLIVRPRGGRETAEESRTADRG, encoded by the coding sequence ATGGATTCCCTCAACTCCCTCATCGACGGCTTCGGTACCGCGCTCACCCCGATGAACCTGCTCTGGGCCGCGATCGGCGTCCTGCTCGGTACCGCGATCGGGGTGCTCCCCGGCATCGGCCCGGCGATGGCCGTGGCGCTGCTGCTCCCCGTGACGTACGGACTCGACCCGACCGGCGCGTTCATCATGTTCGCCGGGATCTACTACGGCGCCATGTTCGGCGGCTCCACCACCTCGATCCTCCTCAACACCCCCGGGGAGAGCGCGGCCGTGGTCGCCGCGATCGAGGGCAACCCGATGGCGAAGGGCGGACGCGGCGCGCAGGCGCTCGCCGCCGCCGCGATCGGCCACTTCGCGGGCGGCATGATCGGCACGATCGCGCTGGTCGCCCTCGCCCCGACCGTCGCCTCTCTCGCCATCGGCATCGGGGCCCCCGACTACTTCGCCATCATGGTGCTGGCCTTCATCGCCGTCACCTCCGTCCTCGGCGCCTCCCGCATCCGCGGCATCGCCTCGCTCCTCATCGGCCTCACCATCGGGCTGGTCGGCCTCGACCAGATGACCGGACAGCAGCGCCTGACCTTCGGCTCGCTCCAACTGGCCGACGGCGTCGACGTGGTCATCGTCGCGGTCGGGCTCTTCGCGATCGGCGAGGCGCTCTGGGTCGCCGCCCACCTGCGCCGCTCCACCGGAAAGCCGATTCCCGTCGGCAGACCGTGGCTCGGCCGCGCCGACCTGAAGCGCACCTGGAAGCCCTGGCTGCGCGGTCCCGTCATCGGTTTCCCCTTCGGGGCGATTCCGGCGGGCGGCGCGGAGATCCCCACCTTCCTCAGTTACGTCACCGAGAAGCGGCTCTCCAAGCACCGTGACCAGTTCGGCAAGGGGGCCATCGAAGGCGTCGCCGGACCCGAGGCCGCCGCCTCCGCCTCCGCCGCCGGAACCCTCGTCTCGATGCTCACGCTCGGGCTGCCCACCACCGCCGTCGCCGCCGTGATGCTGGCCGCCTTCCAGCAGTACGGGATCCAGCCGGGCCCCTTGCTGTTCGAACGCGAGCCGGAGCTGGTCTGGGGCCTCATCGCCTCGCTCTTCGTCGGCATGGTGCTGCTGCTCGCCCTCAACCTGCCGCTCGCCCCGGTCTGGGCGAAGCTCCTGCGGATCCCGCGTCCCTACCTGTACGCGGGCATCCTCTTCTTCGCCGCGGTCGGCGCGTACGCGGTCGGCGGCGAATCCCTCGACCTGGTGATCCTCCTGATCATCGGGCTGATCGGGTTCGGTATGCGGCGCTACGGACTGCCGGTGCTGCCCGCCGTCATCGGGGTGATCCTCGGCCCGGCCGCCGAACAGCAGCTGCGCCGCGCGCTCCAGATCAGCGACGGCAGTGTGACGGGCCTGGTCAACACCCCGTTCTCCGTCACCGTCTACGTGATCGTGGTGCTGATCGTGGCCTGGCCGCTGATCGGCCGGCTGATCGTACGGCCGCGCGGTGGCCGCGAGACGGCAGAGGAGTCCCGCACGGCCGACCGCGGCTGA
- a CDS encoding type III effector protein — protein MNAADQPSTAGDGANGPASFIAAAAALAAMGDALRDAERGTPDAVGPGPEQALASLTLLRQVREHLAGWETGLIETARGAGASWADLARPLGVASRQAAERRYLRGRPGAAGTTGEQRVAATRRARAADRATADWARANAADLRRLAGQITALTHLGPAARSAQDALHAALGAADAAELIAPLGGIRPYLDARHTGLARSLDSLDARAHHHAAGGD, from the coding sequence ATGAACGCGGCGGACCAGCCGTCCACGGCCGGTGACGGGGCCAACGGCCCGGCGTCCTTCATCGCCGCCGCGGCAGCCCTCGCCGCCATGGGCGACGCGCTGCGCGACGCGGAGCGCGGGACCCCCGACGCCGTGGGCCCCGGGCCCGAACAGGCACTGGCCTCCCTGACCCTGTTGCGGCAGGTGCGTGAGCATCTCGCGGGCTGGGAGACCGGGTTGATCGAAACCGCCCGCGGCGCGGGCGCCAGCTGGGCCGACCTCGCCCGCCCGCTCGGTGTCGCCAGCCGCCAGGCCGCCGAACGCCGCTACCTGCGTGGTCGCCCCGGCGCCGCCGGAACCACCGGCGAGCAGCGTGTGGCGGCCACCCGCCGGGCCAGGGCCGCCGACCGCGCCACCGCCGACTGGGCCCGCGCCAACGCCGCCGACCTGCGTCGGCTCGCCGGGCAGATCACCGCGCTCACGCACCTCGGCCCCGCCGCGCGTTCGGCCCAGGACGCCCTGCACGCGGCTCTCGGCGCCGCCGACGCGGCCGAGCTCATCGCCCCGCTGGGCGGCATCCGCCCCTACCTCGATGCCCGCCACACCGGCCTCGCCCGATCCCTGGACTCCCTCGACGCCCGGGCGCACCACCACGCTGCCGGCGGTGACTGA